A genomic segment from uncultured Marinifilum sp. encodes:
- a CDS encoding HU family DNA-binding protein encodes MTKADIVNEISKNTGIEKITVQKTVEAFMDTIKGSLVKGKNVYLRGFGSFIVKKRAEKTARNISKNTTIIIPEHFIPAFKPAKTFVSKVKTNVK; translated from the coding sequence ATGACTAAAGCAGATATTGTTAACGAGATTTCTAAAAACACAGGAATTGAGAAAATTACAGTACAAAAGACTGTTGAAGCTTTTATGGATACAATTAAGGGTTCATTGGTGAAAGGTAAAAATGTGTATTTAAGAGGTTTCGGTAGTTTTATCGTTAAGAAAAGAGCAGAGAAAACTGCAAGAAACATTTCTAAAAACACCACAATTATTATCCCTGAGCACTTTATTCCGGCATTTAAGCCAGCTAAAACTTTTGTGAGTAAAGTGAAAACTAACGTAAAGTAG
- a CDS encoding Rne/Rng family ribonuclease: MSNELVIDVNPNEIVIALLSNRQLVQLTREKSNLQFAVGDIYLGKVKKIMPGLNAAFVDVGYEKDAFLHYLDLGHQFRSLNKFLQQALARKGRNMSISKMRLEQDIDKNGKIADVIKSGQYILVQVAKEPISTKGPRLCSEISIAGRNIVLMPFSDKVSISQKIKSTEEKNRLKQLLQSIKPKNYGIIVRTVAEGKRVAELDQELRSLVEKWEDSFLHIREMNPPKLVLGEMDRTTAILRDILNSSFENIYVNDASAAKDIKNYIAGIAPDKAKIVKHVSGELPIFDQLGIDKQIKSSFGKTVSFKNGAYLIIEHTEAFHVIDVNSGNRSKAGNDQETNALEVNLAAGDEIARQLRLRDMGGIIVVDFIDMHSAENRQKLFERMKEIMSADRTKHNILPLSKFGLMQITRQRVRPEMNVEIQETCPTCMGSGKIEPSVLLTDQIEDKLKLVVTQHTDNKITLKVHPFVAAYINKGLWKTLRRQWQSQLNIKLSVIAIPSYDLLGYKFFDQNNREIEL; this comes from the coding sequence GTGAGTAACGAGCTTGTAATTGATGTAAACCCTAATGAAATTGTAATTGCTCTTTTAAGCAACCGACAGTTGGTTCAATTAACTAGAGAAAAAAGTAATCTTCAGTTTGCAGTAGGAGACATATATTTAGGAAAAGTAAAGAAGATTATGCCCGGATTAAACGCTGCGTTTGTTGACGTTGGGTATGAGAAGGATGCTTTCCTTCATTATTTGGATTTGGGACATCAGTTTCGTTCATTAAATAAATTCTTACAACAAGCCCTTGCAAGAAAAGGGCGCAATATGTCAATCTCTAAAATGAGATTGGAACAAGATATTGACAAAAATGGAAAAATAGCAGATGTTATTAAATCGGGTCAGTACATTCTTGTTCAAGTTGCAAAAGAACCAATTTCCACAAAAGGTCCAAGACTTTGTTCCGAGATTTCCATTGCAGGACGAAACATTGTTCTAATGCCTTTCTCTGATAAAGTTTCTATTTCTCAGAAAATTAAGTCTACCGAAGAAAAAAATCGTCTGAAGCAATTACTTCAGAGTATTAAGCCTAAAAATTACGGGATTATTGTTCGTACCGTTGCCGAAGGGAAGCGTGTTGCTGAATTAGATCAGGAATTAAGATCTTTGGTCGAAAAGTGGGAGGATAGTTTTCTGCACATCAGAGAAATGAATCCACCAAAGCTTGTCTTAGGAGAAATGGATAGAACTACTGCTATTTTGCGAGATATTTTGAATTCATCTTTCGAAAATATCTATGTAAATGATGCAAGTGCTGCCAAGGATATTAAAAATTATATTGCAGGAATTGCACCTGATAAGGCAAAAATTGTAAAGCATGTAAGTGGTGAATTACCTATTTTTGACCAATTAGGAATTGATAAACAAATAAAATCATCTTTTGGTAAAACGGTTTCATTTAAAAATGGAGCTTACCTTATTATTGAGCATACCGAAGCTTTTCACGTTATTGATGTTAATAGTGGAAACCGATCTAAAGCAGGAAACGATCAGGAAACAAATGCATTAGAGGTTAATCTCGCTGCAGGCGATGAAATTGCTCGTCAACTTCGTTTGCGAGATATGGGTGGTATTATTGTTGTCGACTTTATTGATATGCATTCGGCCGAAAACCGTCAAAAGTTATTCGAAAGAATGAAAGAAATTATGAGTGCTGATAGAACCAAACACAATATCTTACCTCTAAGTAAGTTTGGTTTAATGCAAATAACTCGTCAACGTGTTCGTCCTGAAATGAATGTTGAAATTCAGGAAACATGTCCAACCTGTATGGGATCGGGAAAAATAGAACCCTCAGTACTGCTTACCGATCAAATAGAAGATAAGTTAAAACTTGTCGTTACCCAGCATACCGATAATAAAATTACATTGAAAGTACATCCTTTTGTTGCAGCATATATCAACAAAGGATTATGGAAAACTTTGAGAAGACAATGGCAATCTCAGCTAAATATCAAGCTTAGTGTTATTGCAATACCATCTTATGATCTTTTAGGATATAAATTCTTCGATCAAAATAATCGTGAAATAGAACTGTAA
- a CDS encoding cytochrome c biogenesis protein CcdA encodes MKLKFIVLYLAIILNGISLSQAQILQTVSWDFSTEKINDTEINLVFKATIEKDWHLYSQHFEDGGPIRLSVTFNESSNYAKLGGLNEITKAKDEFDEIFEMNIQYFEGEAILKQKIKVLNDKAFSVSGEMEYQTCREGECVLFTPDFEFHINEGNKSTVKEETSAKKELNKAQQNGEKKYTSLWTLFLAAFAFGLIALLTPCVFPMIPMTVSFFMHSSENRRKAIFNAIFYGISIIGIYTIIGTLVAITLGADFANWLSTHWLPNVLFFAIFIIFAFSFFGMFEITMPSWLVNKSVANEDKGGIAGSFFMAFTLVLVSFSCTGPIVGSILVQSAGGEVVEPIIGMLGFSLAFALPFTLFAIFPSWLNNLPKSGGWLNSVKVVLGFIELALGLKFLSIADQTYHWGILDREIYLGIWIVIFTLLGFYLLGKLKFNHDSEVKFISVPRLMFAIISFSFVVYMIPGMFGAPLKALSGYLPPQTTQDFDIAAIVRDQSGTSFKNEDHGVCEEPKYADKLHLPHGLHGYFDFEQGFACAKEQNKPIFIDFTGHGCVNCREMEASVWSDARVQKILREDYIIIALYVDDKQKLPESDWITSSYDGKVKKTLGKKYADFQIARYGVNAQPYYVLMDLDEDNLVEPRAYDLDVDAFLKFLEDGKKVFAKNNP; translated from the coding sequence ATGAAACTCAAATTTATCGTATTATATTTAGCTATAATCTTAAATGGTATTAGCTTAAGTCAAGCTCAGATTCTGCAAACCGTATCCTGGGATTTTTCAACCGAAAAAATTAATGATACCGAAATAAATCTGGTATTTAAAGCTACAATAGAAAAAGACTGGCATTTATATTCCCAACATTTTGAAGATGGGGGGCCAATTCGTTTGAGTGTTACTTTTAATGAATCTTCTAATTACGCTAAATTAGGAGGTCTTAATGAAATTACTAAAGCAAAAGACGAATTCGACGAAATATTTGAAATGAATATTCAATATTTTGAAGGAGAAGCTATTCTTAAGCAAAAAATCAAAGTATTAAATGATAAAGCATTTTCTGTTTCGGGAGAAATGGAATACCAAACTTGTAGAGAAGGTGAGTGTGTTTTATTTACTCCTGATTTTGAATTTCATATTAATGAAGGTAATAAGTCTACCGTAAAGGAGGAGACAAGTGCAAAAAAAGAGTTAAACAAAGCACAACAAAATGGAGAAAAAAAATATACTTCTCTTTGGACATTATTTTTAGCAGCTTTTGCTTTTGGATTAATTGCCTTGCTTACCCCATGTGTGTTTCCTATGATTCCAATGACGGTTTCTTTTTTTATGCATAGCTCTGAAAACAGGCGCAAAGCTATTTTCAATGCGATTTTTTATGGCATTTCCATTATTGGTATTTATACAATTATTGGTACGCTTGTAGCCATTACTTTGGGAGCCGATTTTGCCAATTGGCTAAGTACTCATTGGCTTCCTAATGTATTGTTTTTCGCCATATTTATAATTTTTGCATTTTCGTTTTTCGGAATGTTTGAAATTACCATGCCCAGCTGGTTGGTAAATAAATCGGTAGCAAATGAAGATAAAGGAGGAATTGCTGGATCGTTTTTCATGGCTTTTACTTTGGTCTTGGTATCCTTTTCGTGTACTGGTCCAATTGTGGGTTCTATATTGGTGCAATCGGCCGGTGGTGAGGTTGTAGAGCCAATTATAGGTATGTTAGGTTTCTCTTTGGCATTTGCCTTGCCATTTACATTGTTTGCTATTTTTCCTTCCTGGTTAAATAATTTGCCAAAATCAGGAGGTTGGTTAAATTCTGTGAAAGTTGTTTTAGGATTTATTGAATTGGCTTTGGGCTTAAAATTTTTAAGTATTGCCGATCAGACTTACCATTGGGGAATTTTAGATCGTGAAATATATTTAGGAATTTGGATTGTAATTTTTACATTATTGGGTTTTTATTTGTTAGGAAAACTAAAGTTTAATCACGATAGTGAAGTAAAGTTTATTTCGGTTCCACGTTTAATGTTCGCCATTATTTCCTTTTCATTTGTTGTTTATATGATTCCGGGAATGTTTGGAGCTCCTCTAAAAGCTCTTTCTGGTTATTTACCTCCTCAAACTACTCAGGATTTTGATATTGCTGCTATTGTTCGAGATCAATCGGGTACATCCTTTAAAAACGAAGATCATGGAGTTTGTGAAGAACCAAAATATGCTGATAAATTGCATTTGCCGCATGGTTTACATGGATATTTCGATTTTGAACAGGGCTTTGCTTGTGCAAAAGAACAGAATAAACCTATTTTTATTGATTTTACTGGTCATGGTTGTGTTAATTGCAGGGAAATGGAAGCCAGCGTATGGTCCGATGCACGAGTACAAAAAATATTACGCGAAGATTATATAATAATAGCTCTTTATGTAGATGATAAACAAAAACTTCCAGAATCGGATTGGATAACGTCCTCTTACGATGGAAAAGTGAAGAAAACTTTAGGGAAAAAATATGCCGATTTTCAAATTGCCAGATATGGAGTAAATGCTCAGCCTTACTATGTATTAATGGATTTAGATGAAGATAATTTAGTTGAGCCAAGAGCTTACGATTTAGATGTTGATGCATTTTTAAAATTCCTAGAGGATGGAAAAAAAGTGTTCGCAAAAAATAATCCATAA
- a CDS encoding FAD-dependent oxidoreductase, whose translation MEKYDVIIVGAGPAGIFCAYELVKSRNDLNILILEKGRGMDKRNCPKHTNGGTCVHCKPCSITTGWAGAGAYSDGKLSLSHEVGGTLPDYLGTEETIKLISYTDDIYLKFGAATDIHGEKLTAEMETIRRKAIESNLKLVHCPVRHLGTEKAQELYRKLYDFVTSKGVEVQFNCAVESLILEDDKIKGVKNGKGNYYSDLVMVSVGRDGADWLMKECSKESISTEVGVVDIGVRLECRNEIMKDINDNFYEAKLIHYTQTFDDKVRTFCSNPGGFVSSEYYDGNLAVVNGHSFKDLKSDNTNFALLVSQKFTEPFNAPIEYGKHIARLANMLTNNQILVQRFGDLVRGRRTTSKRLYRNNIIPTLKDAVPGDLSLVLPHRILKDIEEMILALDKVTPGLASDETLLYGVEVKFYSNITKVDKGFQSTSVKNLYLGGDGAGITRGLMQASANGVVIARELLKQL comes from the coding sequence ATGGAAAAATACGATGTGATTATTGTAGGAGCCGGTCCTGCCGGCATTTTTTGCGCTTATGAATTGGTAAAAAGCAGAAATGATTTAAATATCCTAATTCTTGAAAAGGGAAGAGGAATGGACAAGAGAAATTGTCCGAAGCATACCAATGGTGGAACATGTGTACACTGTAAACCTTGTAGTATAACAACAGGATGGGCTGGAGCCGGAGCTTATTCAGATGGCAAATTATCTTTGTCGCACGAAGTAGGTGGTACTTTGCCCGATTATCTAGGTACTGAAGAGACAATAAAACTAATTTCTTATACCGATGATATTTACTTAAAATTTGGTGCTGCTACCGATATTCATGGAGAAAAATTAACAGCAGAAATGGAAACTATCCGCCGAAAGGCAATTGAATCTAATCTTAAATTGGTTCATTGTCCGGTTAGGCATCTTGGAACAGAAAAAGCACAGGAGCTGTATAGAAAATTATACGATTTTGTTACAAGTAAAGGAGTTGAAGTTCAATTTAATTGTGCTGTTGAGAGTTTAATTTTAGAGGATGATAAAATTAAAGGAGTTAAGAACGGAAAGGGGAATTATTATAGCGATCTGGTAATGGTATCAGTTGGTAGAGATGGAGCCGATTGGTTAATGAAAGAATGCAGTAAAGAGAGTATTTCTACAGAGGTTGGTGTTGTTGATATAGGAGTTCGATTGGAGTGTAGAAATGAAATTATGAAAGACATAAATGATAATTTTTATGAGGCAAAATTGATTCATTATACTCAAACTTTCGACGATAAAGTTCGTACTTTTTGTAGTAATCCAGGAGGATTTGTGTCTTCAGAATATTACGATGGTAATCTTGCTGTTGTTAATGGGCATAGTTTTAAAGATTTAAAAAGCGATAATACTAATTTTGCATTGTTGGTTTCTCAAAAATTTACAGAGCCTTTTAATGCTCCAATAGAATATGGTAAGCACATAGCCCGCCTAGCAAATATGTTAACCAATAATCAGATTTTGGTTCAGCGTTTTGGAGATTTGGTTCGAGGGCGCAGAACAACCTCTAAAAGATTATACAGAAACAATATTATTCCAACATTAAAAGATGCTGTACCTGGAGATTTAAGTTTGGTTTTGCCACATCGAATTTTGAAGGATATTGAAGAGATGATTTTAGCTCTTGATAAGGTTACTCCTGGTTTGGCTTCGGACGAAACTCTATTATACGGAGTTGAGGTTAAGTTTTATAGTAACATTACTAAAGTAGATAAAGGTTTTCAATCAACATCGGTTAAGAATTTGTATTTAGGTGGCGATGGAGCTGGAATAACAAGAGGTTTAATGCAAGCTTCTGCAAATGGTGTTGTTATTGCAAGAGAATTATTAAAACAGCTTTAA
- a CDS encoding two-CW domain-containing protein, which produces MQNCWEYFKCGREIGGINAKSMGICPASTKVGLNNINGGKSAGRYCWAIAGTLCENMKQGEIDEKLLNCINCSFFKKVNNEQGREFILLTKESIKKVD; this is translated from the coding sequence GTGCAGAATTGTTGGGAATATTTTAAATGTGGAAGAGAAATTGGCGGAATTAATGCAAAATCAATGGGTATATGTCCGGCCAGTACTAAGGTGGGATTAAACAATATTAATGGAGGTAAATCGGCCGGCAGATATTGTTGGGCCATTGCAGGTACTTTATGTGAAAATATGAAGCAAGGTGAAATTGATGAAAAATTGCTGAATTGTATTAACTGTAGTTTTTTTAAAAAGGTTAACAATGAGCAAGGCCGAGAATTTATTTTACTTACCAAAGAATCTATAAAAAAGGTTGATTGA
- a CDS encoding DUF4269 domain-containing protein — MKIYFAGSIRGGQQDAELYQELISNLKQYGTVLTEHIGWQKQEENLSDEDIHERDLNWVQESDVIVAEVTTPSLGVGYEIGRAIEQKKPVICLFRNQNNNNISAMIRGCTQIRYFEYTNLNEAKTILNEQFNAINMNWKDISYLKKGSLTQQKAYKCLNNLQIFDSLIEYNPVLTGTVPIDIAIENSDLDIVCYYLDADRFEKKVESLFGNQKNFKIEQKEKDGYWVVVANFIFMDFEIEIYGSLFPVASQNSYRHMIIEDRVLKLLGEEFKQHIIKLKKEGLKTEPAFAKLLQLSGNPYSELLKLELFSDSKIKEMWKFYINQS, encoded by the coding sequence ATGAAAATATACTTTGCAGGATCAATAAGAGGAGGACAGCAGGATGCTGAACTATATCAGGAATTAATAAGCAATTTAAAACAATATGGTACTGTTTTAACAGAGCACATAGGCTGGCAAAAGCAAGAAGAAAATTTAAGCGACGAAGATATCCACGAGCGCGATTTAAACTGGGTACAAGAATCGGATGTTATAGTGGCTGAAGTTACCACACCATCATTAGGTGTTGGATACGAAATTGGCAGAGCGATTGAACAAAAAAAACCTGTTATTTGTCTATTTAGAAATCAAAATAATAACAATATATCAGCCATGATTCGTGGCTGTACACAAATTAGATATTTCGAATACACAAACCTAAACGAGGCCAAAACTATTCTTAATGAGCAATTTAATGCCATTAATATGAACTGGAAAGATATTTCCTATTTAAAAAAAGGCTCTTTGACTCAGCAAAAAGCATACAAGTGTTTAAATAATTTGCAAATTTTTGATTCTTTAATTGAATATAATCCCGTTTTAACGGGAACTGTACCCATAGATATTGCAATAGAAAATAGCGACTTAGATATTGTTTGCTATTATCTTGATGCTGATAGATTTGAGAAAAAAGTAGAATCATTATTCGGAAATCAAAAAAACTTTAAAATTGAGCAGAAAGAAAAAGATGGCTACTGGGTTGTTGTCGCTAATTTTATTTTCATGGATTTTGAAATAGAAATTTACGGATCTCTATTCCCTGTTGCAAGTCAAAATTCATATCGACACATGATTATTGAAGATCGCGTATTAAAGTTGCTGGGAGAAGAATTTAAACAACATATCATTAAATTAAAAAAAGAAGGACTAAAAACCGAACCTGCTTTTGCAAAGCTTCTGCAACTATCAGGAAATCCATATTCTGAACTTTTAAAACTCGAGCTGTTCTCCGATAGTAAAATTAAAGAAATGTGGAAATTTTACATCAATCAGTCTTGA
- the lnt gene encoding apolipoprotein N-acyltransferase — MNKNIIYSIISGTLLGAPFCIPQLSFLIFFAWIPLLWIEDKTRNHNNTYLLFNYAFVSFLIWNFLAYWWVSKAQLLGVIFIIIINSMLLALVFWLISKSRQVLKISILFPFLIIWLGFEYFHTQWDLAWPWLNLGNSFASETQWIQWYEFTGTRGGSMWIILINFSLFKIIRHTKNIPYKQIIFLLILIVIPLYYSSILMDIEENTIGEKTFACIQPNLDPYNEKFIPENELKHFENFISTADSICSKLNPDFLFGPETLILQSIKEETPESSYFYRQIVKLKHKYPKTNILIGVHSNKENESYNSAIFLSDTFPQFYHKTKLVPLFERMPFNKYLHFLKKYSLEIGGYHGTYSNKNDLNYFLSDTSALVPIVCFESVFGDYCAQRVPDQSGFICMITNDGWWKNTPGYRYHFNFSRIRAIESRRHYIRAANNGISAHINSKGTIITQTKWWTKTILTGKISLLNGNTFFSLHGDYIGRVCMFFGILLLMFVKIRTYTSRL, encoded by the coding sequence GTGAACAAAAATATTATCTATTCAATTATCTCAGGAACTTTATTAGGAGCACCATTTTGTATTCCTCAACTTTCTTTTCTGATATTTTTTGCATGGATTCCATTACTTTGGATTGAAGATAAAACAAGAAATCACAACAATACTTACCTGCTTTTTAATTATGCATTTGTAAGCTTTTTAATATGGAATTTTCTTGCTTATTGGTGGGTTTCGAAAGCACAATTACTTGGTGTTATCTTCATTATTATCATCAATTCAATGCTGCTTGCCTTAGTTTTCTGGTTAATTAGTAAATCACGGCAAGTTTTAAAAATATCAATTCTATTTCCATTCCTTATTATTTGGTTGGGATTTGAATATTTCCACACCCAATGGGATTTGGCCTGGCCTTGGCTTAATCTGGGTAACTCATTTGCCTCAGAAACCCAGTGGATACAATGGTACGAATTTACAGGAACCCGTGGTGGTAGTATGTGGATAATCCTTATCAACTTTAGTTTATTTAAAATTATTCGCCACACCAAAAATATTCCTTACAAACAAATTATATTTTTACTAATATTAATAGTAATCCCTCTTTATTATTCTTCCATTTTAATGGATATCGAAGAAAATACCATAGGAGAAAAAACTTTTGCCTGCATTCAACCAAACCTCGATCCTTACAATGAAAAATTTATTCCCGAAAATGAACTAAAACATTTTGAGAATTTCATATCTACAGCCGATTCCATTTGTTCAAAACTTAATCCGGATTTTCTCTTTGGACCAGAAACATTAATCCTTCAATCTATTAAGGAAGAAACTCCAGAATCTTCCTATTTTTATAGGCAAATAGTAAAACTAAAACATAAATATCCTAAAACAAATATTCTAATTGGGGTACACAGTAACAAAGAAAATGAATCGTACAATTCAGCTATTTTCCTTTCTGATACTTTTCCACAATTTTACCACAAAACAAAATTGGTTCCTTTATTCGAGAGAATGCCTTTTAACAAATATTTGCATTTTCTTAAAAAATACTCCCTCGAAATAGGAGGATATCATGGCACCTACTCCAATAAAAACGATTTAAATTATTTTTTATCAGACACAAGCGCCCTAGTTCCAATTGTTTGCTTCGAGTCTGTATTTGGAGACTACTGTGCTCAAAGAGTTCCTGATCAATCAGGATTTATTTGTATGATTACCAATGATGGCTGGTGGAAAAATACCCCAGGCTATCGTTATCATTTTAATTTTAGCCGTATAAGAGCAATCGAATCACGTAGACATTATATTCGCGCTGCAAATAATGGAATTTCGGCTCATATAAATTCTAAAGGCACAATTATTACACAAACAAAATGGTGGACAAAAACAATACTTACAGGAAAAATAAGTTTATTAAATGGTAATACATTTTTTTCTTTACATGGCGATTATATTGGCCGAGTTTGCATGTTTTTTGGTATACTTTTATTAATGTTTGTTAAAATTCGCACCTATACATCACGATTGTAG
- a CDS encoding DMT family transporter, which yields MNISSKYNNWILLLLVSFIWGSPYILREIALESFSHSQVAAFQVFMSFVLFLPLIFKNIKKLSKDNVLALILSGVAGNIGPSFFFAKAQTQISSSVAGMLNAMLPMITLLIAILLFKSKTNKKVIGGIILGFAGTLIIIFSGTTNGESYFWGVFYVFLAILSVAISINIVSFALPKLTGTEIASLAFLFVGPMAGCYLLFTDLSAPLASENFNKSALMLSLLALLTFAGVICYNRLIKQSSHVFAASIAYIIPIVAIFWGIVIGGDTITLAQITSIIIILVGVNLTHR from the coding sequence ATGAACATTTCAAGTAAATACAACAACTGGATATTACTATTATTGGTATCGTTTATTTGGGGAAGCCCGTATATTTTAAGAGAAATTGCATTGGAAAGCTTTAGCCACAGTCAAGTGGCAGCTTTTCAGGTCTTTATGTCATTTGTTTTGTTTCTCCCATTAATATTTAAGAACATAAAAAAACTATCGAAGGATAATGTTCTGGCTCTAATCCTTTCTGGAGTAGCCGGGAATATAGGTCCCTCCTTTTTTTTCGCGAAGGCTCAAACCCAAATTAGCTCTTCGGTTGCAGGTATGCTAAATGCAATGCTGCCTATGATTACACTGCTAATAGCCATTCTTTTATTTAAATCGAAAACCAATAAAAAAGTAATTGGCGGTATTATTCTTGGGTTTGCAGGAACACTTATCATTATTTTCTCGGGCACCACTAATGGAGAATCTTATTTCTGGGGCGTTTTTTACGTTTTTCTTGCTATTCTTTCGGTAGCCATAAGTATTAATATTGTAAGCTTTGCACTCCCAAAACTTACGGGTACCGAAATTGCATCTCTCGCTTTTTTATTTGTTGGTCCTATGGCCGGATGTTATTTACTATTCACCGACTTAAGTGCACCTCTGGCTTCAGAAAATTTTAATAAAAGCGCCTTAATGCTTTCCTTACTTGCACTATTAACTTTTGCAGGTGTAATATGCTACAATCGTCTTATTAAACAATCGTCGCATGTTTTTGCTGCCTCAATTGCATATATTATTCCAATAGTGGCAATATTTTGGGGTATTGTAATTGGCGGCGATACAATTACTCTGGCACAAATTACCTCAATAATCATTATATTAGTAGGTGTTAACTTAACGCACCGATAG
- a CDS encoding DUF4924 family protein produces the protein MIIAQEKKKSNLAEYILYMWQVEDIIRACKFDIKLIDKNIISQFKQPTETHQEIRDWYENLIEMMKIEKVEKTGHLQILKNNVNELYDFHLFLLNKAKDSAYTGFFQQASGNINEFRQKSQANEENNDIEVCLTALYGILMLKLQQKEISKETIAAVTTFSQLISDLTVKYKAFEEEQE, from the coding sequence ATGATTATAGCACAAGAAAAAAAGAAAAGCAATTTAGCCGAATATATCTTATATATGTGGCAGGTAGAAGATATTATAAGAGCTTGTAAATTTGACATTAAGCTTATCGATAAAAACATTATTTCTCAATTTAAACAACCAACAGAAACTCATCAAGAAATTCGCGATTGGTACGAAAATTTAATTGAGATGATGAAAATAGAGAAAGTTGAAAAAACTGGTCATCTTCAAATTCTTAAAAACAATGTAAATGAATTGTACGATTTTCATTTGTTCTTATTAAACAAAGCAAAAGATAGTGCTTATACAGGATTCTTTCAGCAAGCAAGTGGTAATATCAACGAGTTTCGCCAAAAATCGCAGGCAAATGAAGAAAATAACGATATAGAAGTTTGCCTTACTGCCTTATATGGAATTTTAATGCTAAAACTTCAGCAAAAAGAAATCTCAAAAGAAACAATTGCTGCAGTAACAACTTTTAGTCAGTTAATTTCAGATTTAACAGTAAAATACAAAGCATTCGAAGAGGAACAAGAATAA
- a CDS encoding RNA-binding S4 domain-containing protein has protein sequence MDNKVRVDKWMWAVRIFKTRSLAAEACKKGKVSMNGVTIKPSREIRIDDKIDIRFPPIIRSYRVKAISGKRMSAKLTVDFMEDITAQDQLDLLNATKSYGFEHRQRGAGRPTKLERRLIDKLKQ, from the coding sequence ATGGACAATAAAGTAAGAGTTGATAAGTGGATGTGGGCAGTTCGGATTTTTAAAACCCGAAGTTTGGCAGCCGAAGCTTGCAAAAAAGGAAAAGTAAGTATGAATGGGGTTACAATTAAACCTTCACGAGAAATACGAATAGATGATAAGATTGACATTCGCTTTCCTCCTATTATTCGAAGCTACCGTGTTAAGGCAATATCAGGCAAGCGAATGTCGGCCAAACTTACCGTTGATTTTATGGAAGACATAACTGCTCAGGATCAGCTAGACCTTTTAAATGCTACAAAATCGTACGGATTTGAACACAGACAAAGAGGTGCTGGTCGTCCTACCAAATTAGAAAGAAGATTAATTGATAAACTAAAGCAATAA
- the pth gene encoding aminoacyl-tRNA hydrolase, with protein sequence MKYLVVGLGNIGAEYHNTRHNIGFNILDALAETAKIEFKDARYGAMAEYKFKGRTYVLVKPSTYMNLSGKAVNYWLQKEKIQIENMMILVDDLALPFGTLRLRQKGSDAGHNGLKHINETLGHQNYARLRFGIGDNFNKGQQIDYVLGKWSAEESEKLPELYKICINMIKGMSTIGIQRTMTAYNTKKISK encoded by the coding sequence ATGAAATATTTGGTTGTGGGCCTAGGTAATATAGGTGCTGAATATCACAATACCCGACACAATATTGGCTTTAATATTCTTGATGCTCTTGCCGAAACGGCTAAAATTGAATTTAAAGATGCCAGATACGGAGCAATGGCAGAATATAAATTTAAAGGTCGCACTTATGTACTGGTAAAACCAAGTACATACATGAACTTAAGCGGTAAAGCGGTAAACTACTGGCTACAGAAAGAAAAAATACAAATTGAAAACATGATGATCTTAGTTGATGATCTTGCTCTTCCTTTTGGAACTTTAAGACTTCGCCAAAAAGGTAGCGATGCCGGACATAATGGTTTAAAACACATTAACGAAACTCTAGGGCATCAAAACTATGCACGCCTTCGTTTTGGTATTGGCGATAATTTTAACAAAGGACAACAAATAGATTATGTACTTGGAAAATGGAGCGCAGAAGAATCTGAAAAATTACCTGAATTATACAAAATCTGTATTAACATGATTAAAGGCATGAGTACTATCGGTATTCAACGCACCATGACAGCATATAATACCAAGAAAATAAGCAAATAA